tggcaaactgtcaatctagagtcctgcattgtacgggaacaacaaggattcatttgtgaaggcaatgcaattgaggcacaagatatttgtttagataccgaacaaagtatttgtcactttgaggtccatcccaatgaaaatcctaaaacagtacttatatatattgacgaaggttgtgtatgtttgaggacggtttgtgaattcttaaccgtagacaagatcataatagagacaaaaaattattcaaatctctgtgtttgcaacttcacaaagataatcggatgtgacttttcctatttagccccggtcacgtcttaccaactcctgcaatccaattatacattaatacataatctacaacctacacccattggaataaatctcactttggttaagcagttacttcaacacaaagacttagttagaattttagagaaagttagagaaaacggacagaaaactctaataactgttcatcacaatgtggaagaaatacaccgagtcttggaaagaacaaaaaagaatacagaacataactggtgggacaccctttttggatggtcacctactgctacaggcatcttgaacaagttgtgtcaccccattgtggttctcttaatattaatcttaatcagtttgactttgtcaataatattatatgtcataacttggagaatgatgcaacgggtaacatatctgatatctgtcacccgtccaatactcattaaagccaaaaacaatcaattagatgatgactttaaattgaaaaaaactctcctgttaagtcaacaagaattgcaacgatttgatgaacaaaatgataaaaagaaaaaggggggattgtgatagacagtaaactgtttgttcatcaaattccattgaagatactgggagctcgtgacatgttattccataaactatgttggcctaaacttaatcttaactattacactgtgtaacgactaactgactgtaagtgcttatctaagttgaaatgctgaagcaaggacttctactaggcaaaagactgaaaagagggagaaagggaagaaggacaaaggggagaaagacaaaggggagaagaagaaaaaaaaaaaaggggggtagtgtctatattctgtaagatataaacaaagactttgtgagccactctcaggaaagtaggaaatacgagaagctggtgacgtgaggaagacccggatggagcgaccccctagctgcaaagtgcgcagacgcaggatacacctctcagagagacccgataacggaaggcggaggatataaaaaagacggaccctcgggaagtgagtgcgcgccgttggtggagcagggactccccggccgcccagcgctgttttgcttattgccgcttgctaaaataaataattgaaatctaatttgtcctaacttgcatcattttggcaagatagtctataacaaaacCATCCCTGtattaacactgttttcagcacaaatgcaaaacacagccccatacactctactatgaataaaattaaatctgtcccagccaaaaccagcacgtCTGCACATATCTTTTCCTGGCGCGTGACCGATGCGTGTGCGGACAGTCCCTTGGACAATGCTACTCAGTTTCGCTTCTCTCCGCTCTCCGCTGCTGACGGTGAGGAAACCCCAAACCGCCACAGGGACgcgggggtgggagaggggagaggagaaggaggggggagtgggggaagaaggagggggatgaggaacaggaggaggaggagggagcgggcCGGGGCAGCAGGCAAGGCCACTCCCTACCCCGGCAGCCGCCACCGCGCTGTATCCGCGCTGCGCCAAGGACCGGACGGAGCGTCCGCCGCCACCGGCTCCGGGCGGAACCCGCGTCCCCGCACCGCGGTTCCGGGGGCAGCAGGGACCGGGAGGGTGGCTATGGGGCGCGAGAGGACTGTGCGGCTGCTGTGAGGAAGGAGACTGCTATGAGACGCGGGGTTGCCATAGGGCTGGTATGGGGCTCCTGTGGCGTTCCTGTGCGTTCCTATGGGGCTGCTATGGGGCCGGGCATTGCTCTGGCGTTGCTATGGGGCAGGGAGCTCTGGGTGGGGCCTCAGGCGCCCGGACCCACCCCCCCCGCGCGCGCACGTGACACACCAcgtgacacccccctccccctccGGGCGTTctcaagatggcggcggcggttCGGGGACGGCGGTTCAAGTGGTCGCTGGAGctggcggcggcgccgggggggcggTGAGACccggggggttggggtgggggcgATTTTGTGGTTAAGGGATCTCCCCGGCCTCACCTGCCCCTCTCTATTCCCCCCaggccccgcggagccgccgaGGGCCGCGGGCCGCTGGGGTTCGCCGAGCGGCAGCTGGGGGAGGGCGGCGTCCACGAGAGCGACAAAATCCTCATGGAGAAGGTGGgcggggggggacccggggggaggggggagggagggacacCCCCCGGGCGCCTGGGTCACCCATGGGGGGGATGGTCGCTGTCCCAGATGCCTGGGTCCCGTAGGAGAGTGGTGTGTTCCCGCCCCCGTCCCGGACGCTCGGGTCACCTCTTTCCCTGCAGCGCTGCTGGGACGTGGCACTGGCGCCGCTGAAGCAGATCCCCATGAACCTGTTCATCATGTACATGGCCGGCAACACCATCTCCATCTTCCCTGCCATGATGGTCTGCATGATGGGCTGGCGCCCGCTGCAAGCTCTCATGTCCCTCTCCGCCAGTGAGTAGAACCCCACACTACGGCCCCGCGCAGGTGACAGCTCCCCAGGTGTCCCCCCGTGGCCATCCCCTGCCGCATGACAGTTGCCCCACGTACCTGCAGTGGTCCTGCATCTCTCCCTGCAACAATCGTTCCCACGTATCCCCCAACAGTTGTCCTTACAACAGCCTCTGCCACGCATGTCCTCCTGCAAGAGTTGCCCCCATGTCAGTCATCCCCACGCGTCCCCCAATAGTTGCCCCTGTGACAGTCACCCCCACATCAGTTTCCCCACATGTCCCCAAACAGTTGCCCCTATGTCAGTTGTTCCTGTGCATCTGCCCGCAGCCACCCCCACATCACTCGCCCCCCTGCATCCTCCTACAGTCACCCCTATGACAGTCACCCCCATGTTGGTAGCTCCCACACATCCCCAGTCACCCGGCAGGAACTCCCGTGCCATCCGCCCTGTGCCATCTGGCACCACTCTCCCCCATGGTGCTCCCCTGCCACTCCCCACCCACCCATCGGTACCCCTGGTCCTCCCCTGTGGTGCCAGGTGTGCGGCATGTGGGTGACAGTGACGGATCCCCCCATCTGGCCCTGTCCTCCCCACAGCACTGAAGGCGCTGGAGAGCTCAAGTCGGCGGGCACTGCAGGGGCTGGTGTTCCTGGTGGGCAATGGGCTGGGGCTGGCGCTGGCCCTCTACAAGTGCCAGGCCATGGGGCTGCTTCCCACCCGCCCCTCTGACTGGCTGGCCTTCGTTGCCCCCCCGCAGGTACACCCAGACactggggtccccccacccctgctgccCTGGACACCAGGGTCCTCCCACTCAcctgcttcctctctcttccttcggCAGCGGATGGAGTTCACTGGGGGGGGCCTGATCCTGTGACCCAATGTGCCCACCCACCAATAAAGGCGATGGCAGGCTGGTGACATTATTTCTGAGGGGAATTCCAAGGATTTGGGGGGCTCGGCCCAAGGAGGCACCAGGACGGGTTGGAGCGAAAAACTGGTGGCATGTGCTGGGAGCATGGGGGCCTGTACTGGTAGTGCTGGGGCTCATACTGGAAGCACTGGGAGTGCACTGGAGGAGCACAAGCCtgtactgggagtgctgggagtGCTCTGAGAGCCTTGGGGCCTGTACTGGAAGCCTTGGGAGCCACACTGGGAGTGCACTGGAGCTGCACTTGAAGCTACAGGTCCCATACTGAAAGCCTTAGAGCCTGTACTGGAAGCACTGGGAGTGCACTGGGAGCCTTAGGACCACACTGGGAGACCACTGAAGCTGAACTCAGAGCCTCAGGGTCCATACTGGGAGCCTTAAGGTGCATTCTGGGACACTGGGAGTGCATGGGGAGCCTTGGGGCCCATACTGGGCTCATACTCGGATAACTGCAGCCCAGACTGGCACTGTACTGGGAACACTGTGTCCATACTGGGAACACTGGGGCTTATATTCAGATCTTAGTTTAATGTAGGTCATGCTGGCAtcatactgggagcactggagtcCATACTGGGATCTGGCTCGCAGCTGTGGCTCAGGCTGCCATTGTACTGAGAGTGCAGGGCCCACCCTGGGAGTGTTGGGGTCATACTGGGATCCTACTTGAAGAGCTGTGACCCAAACTGGCATAGTACAGGTAGTGTTGGTGTTGTACTGGAAGCACTGGAGCCATAGTGGGTTCATGTCTGACGATGTGGCTTAGGCTGGCACCTTACTGGGAGCATTGGTGCTATACTGGGTCATACTCTGAAAGCTGTGGCCCAGTCTGGCATTGTACTGGGAATGCTGGGCCCATACTGGCGTAGTGATAGGTGAGCCTGGATGGCACGTTTGTGGTACTGGGATGTAGTGGGCCATACTGGTGCCCTCAGAGGCCAGGGTTGTCCCTGTTGCCCACATCACTGGCCCCAGCCCCTGCATCAGGAGCTCCAGGTCTGACCCACGACTGCCTCCCCACTGCCCCGCACTGCCCCACAGCTGTCCAAGTGCCCCATAACTGCCTCCCAGTTTACCCCTCCGTTGCTCCCACTGCCCCATAAGCATCCCCAGATTCCTCCCACTGCCCCATTTTTgcctttttgcctcagttttccctgTGTTTGCCCCGTTTTCATCCTATTTTCATCCTATTTCTCAGTGTTGCCCCACTTTTTCCTGGTTTACCCCCGATTTTTCCCGGCTTTTGTCCCATTTGCCCTGTTTTGCGCTATTTCCCACGTGCCACATGGCCCTTCCTCCCCCCTCAGGCCCCACTCCCCCCTGTGGGTCAcgccccctccctcccaggcagccctgccctgggcgCAGCACCCGCATACTCCTGTGGGCATGCCcaccacccctcccaccccctgtggccacgccccctccccaccagccgtCCCCATTggaggtgccccccccccccccgccggctccAGGGCCCAGTCCCGCCCCCTTCCCGGCAGGCCCCACCCCTGGCACGCCCAACCCCTTAAAGGGTCCCGAcccaccggggagggggggatctCAGTGGTCCCCAGGGCAGCGGCCGTGGCGAATGTGGCACTGAGGGAGGTGTAGAGCCCCCACAGGCCCCCACTGCCTCAGGGCCCAGTGCCCCTGACAGCAGCCCCCGGGGGCAGCCCCCTGCCACACCCATCCATGGTGTCAGCAGGGGGTGCGGCAGGGGTGTCCATCTGTCAGTCCCCCATCAGGGGGCTGCCAGGGTCCCACTGCCCTCA
The Strix uralensis isolate ZFMK-TIS-50842 chromosome Z, bStrUra1, whole genome shotgun sequence DNA segment above includes these coding regions:
- the EMC4 gene encoding ER membrane protein complex subunit 4; translation: MAAAVRGRRFKWSLELAAAPGGRPRGAAEGRGPLGFAERQLGEGGVHESDKILMEKRCWDVALAPLKQIPMNLFIMYMAGNTISIFPAMMVCMMGWRPLQALMSLSATLKALESSSRRALQGLVFLVGNGLGLALALYKCQAMGLLPTRPSDWLAFVAPPQRMEFTGGGLIL